From a region of the Pseudomonas fulva 12-X genome:
- a CDS encoding nucleobase:cation symporter-2 family protein, whose amino-acid sequence MQPGDSPRNGELIYGLEDRPRSLVAILAALQHLLAIIVPIVTPGLLICQALGVSARDTNLIVSMSLVISGIATYVQCRRFGPLGAGLLVVQGTSFNFVGPLIAGGALMVKQGTPVEGVMAAIFGVVIAGSFVEIGISRILPFVKKLITPLVTGIVVLMIGLTLIKVGLISMGGGYGAMANGTFANGENLLLSGVVLAVIVVLNRIPVVWMRSCAIVIALLVGYALAGYLGRLDFTGMHQAELFQVPTPLHFGLGFSWSLFIPMLVIYLVTSLEAIGDVTATSKVSRQPVEGPLWMQRIKGGVLVNGVNSLLAGVFNTFPSSIFAQNNGVIQLTGIASRHIGVWIALVLVILGLFPAVAGVIQAVPEPVLGGAAMVMFGAVAASGINILAGIELDRRALLIIAVSLALGLGVSQVPEFLAHMPAALRNVLESGVATGGICALVLNWFLPESAAKAESHD is encoded by the coding sequence ATGCAACCAGGTGACTCCCCGCGTAACGGCGAACTGATCTACGGCCTCGAAGACCGCCCGCGCTCGCTGGTGGCCATCCTCGCCGCCCTGCAACATCTGCTGGCGATCATCGTGCCGATCGTCACGCCGGGCCTGCTGATCTGCCAGGCGCTGGGCGTGTCGGCCCGCGACACCAACCTGATCGTGTCCATGAGCCTGGTGATTTCCGGCATCGCCACCTACGTGCAATGCCGCCGCTTCGGGCCGCTGGGCGCGGGCCTGCTGGTGGTGCAGGGCACCAGCTTCAACTTCGTCGGCCCGCTGATCGCCGGCGGCGCGCTGATGGTCAAGCAGGGCACGCCGGTGGAAGGCGTGATGGCGGCGATCTTCGGCGTGGTGATCGCCGGCTCGTTCGTGGAGATCGGCATCTCGCGCATCCTGCCGTTCGTGAAGAAGCTGATTACGCCGCTGGTGACCGGCATCGTGGTGCTGATGATCGGCCTGACGCTGATCAAGGTCGGCCTGATCAGCATGGGCGGCGGCTATGGCGCGATGGCCAACGGCACCTTCGCCAACGGCGAGAACCTGCTGCTGTCCGGTGTGGTGCTGGCGGTGATCGTGGTGCTCAACCGCATCCCGGTGGTGTGGATGCGCAGCTGCGCCATCGTCATCGCCCTGCTGGTCGGCTACGCGCTGGCCGGCTACCTGGGCCGCCTGGATTTCACCGGCATGCACCAGGCCGAACTGTTCCAGGTACCGACGCCGCTGCACTTCGGCCTGGGCTTCTCGTGGAGCCTGTTCATCCCGATGCTGGTGATCTACCTGGTGACGTCCCTGGAAGCCATCGGCGATGTGACCGCCACCAGCAAGGTGTCGCGCCAGCCGGTGGAAGGCCCGCTGTGGATGCAACGCATCAAGGGCGGCGTGCTGGTCAACGGCGTCAACTCGCTGCTGGCCGGCGTGTTCAATACCTTTCCCAGCTCGATCTTCGCCCAGAACAACGGGGTGATTCAGCTGACCGGCATCGCCAGCCGCCACATCGGTGTGTGGATCGCCCTGGTGCTGGTGATTCTCGGCCTGTTCCCGGCCGTAGCCGGCGTGATCCAGGCCGTGCCCGAACCAGTGCTCGGCGGCGCGGCGATGGTCATGTTCGGCGCCGTGGCGGCCTCGGGCATCAACATCCTCGCCGGTATCGAGCTGGACCGCCGCGCGCTGCTGATCATCGCCGTGTCCCTGGCCCTCGGCCTCGGCGTTTCCCAGGTACCGGAATTCCTCGCCCACATGCCGGCGGCGCTGCGCAACGTGCTGGAATCCGGCGTGGCCACCGGCGGCATCTGCGCGCTGGTGCTCAACTGGTTCCTGCCGGAGAGCGCGGCCAAGGCCGAAAGCCACGACTAA
- the tauA gene encoding taurine ABC transporter substrate-binding protein, whose product MKHTIKTLLLAVVAVTSLQAQAADIVIGYQTGVDPSKVAQADGAYEKAIGEKLDWRRFNSGPEVVTALASGDVQIGNLGSSPLAAATSRKLPLVTFLVAAQINAAEALVVRNGSGIDTPEQLVGKTIATPFVSTSHYSLLGALKHWNIDPSKVKIVNLNPAEINAAWKRGDIDGAFVWSPALGEIKRSGKVLTDAAEVGKWGAPTFEVWVARKDFAEKHPEVLAEFAGVTLAAFADYQANAAKWTADSEQAKKIAKLIGANAADVPELLAGSTYPNAQQQVSAELLGGGTAKATARTAEFLKEQKRIPAVLPDYSPYVSAEYVPEAQ is encoded by the coding sequence ATGAAACACACCATCAAGACCCTGCTGCTCGCCGTCGTGGCTGTCACCAGCCTGCAGGCCCAGGCGGCCGATATCGTGATTGGCTACCAGACCGGCGTCGACCCGTCCAAGGTCGCCCAGGCCGACGGTGCCTACGAGAAAGCCATCGGCGAGAAGCTCGACTGGCGACGCTTCAATTCCGGCCCCGAAGTGGTGACCGCCCTGGCCTCCGGCGACGTGCAGATCGGCAACCTCGGCTCCAGCCCGCTGGCTGCGGCCACCTCGCGCAAATTGCCGCTGGTGACCTTCCTGGTCGCGGCGCAGATCAACGCCGCCGAGGCGCTGGTGGTGCGCAACGGCAGCGGCATCGACACCCCCGAACAGCTGGTCGGCAAGACCATCGCCACGCCGTTCGTGTCCACCTCCCACTACAGCCTGCTCGGTGCCCTCAAGCACTGGAACATCGACCCGAGCAAGGTGAAGATCGTCAACCTCAACCCGGCCGAGATCAACGCGGCCTGGAAGCGCGGCGACATCGACGGCGCCTTCGTCTGGTCGCCGGCCCTGGGTGAAATCAAGCGCAGCGGCAAGGTGCTGACCGATGCTGCCGAAGTCGGCAAATGGGGCGCGCCCACCTTCGAGGTGTGGGTCGCCCGCAAGGACTTCGCCGAGAAGCACCCCGAGGTGCTCGCCGAGTTCGCCGGCGTAACCCTGGCCGCCTTTGCCGACTACCAGGCCAACGCCGCCAAGTGGACCGCCGACTCCGAACAGGCCAAAAAGATCGCCAAGCTGATCGGCGCCAATGCCGCCGATGTTCCCGAATTGCTGGCCGGCTCGACCTATCCCAATGCGCAGCAGCAGGTGAGCGCCGAGCTGTTGGGCGGTGGCACCGCCAAGGCCACTGCGCGCACTGCCGAGTTCCTCAAGGAACAGAAGCGCATTCCCGCCGTCTTGCCGGACTACTCGCCCTACGTGAGTGCCGAGTACGTGCCTGAAGCCCAGTAA